One region of Rubripirellula tenax genomic DNA includes:
- a CDS encoding FemAB family XrtA/PEP-CTERM system-associated protein, whose protein sequence is MPDIVGWQRGGSDSGCLGRIGVQELTDMNIEVLASDFDWASDSESMPPVCAMPRLAGHRSQWLAALGDGFGHRGYLIRASDATGTKGLLPVVYVKGPIFGKFLVSLPYLNTGGVWAATTNVATALVDAACDLSDQLDVKYLELRHEVPLDHPKLNFDRTDKVHMRLKLPETDAIFEDKSLKSKVRSQIKKADVHELSVHFGGNEFVGDFYDVFARNMRDLGTPVFAKRLFASIVRRFDGDAEFCVVRKAGQTIAAGLITHESGVSEVPSASCLRDFNHTNANMMMYRHLIRRSIEKGSQTFDFGRSSQGSGTYRFKAQWGALPHEATWQYYVRKGDPNDMRPDAGGNQRLIRVWQKLPVWLTRLAGPMIVRGIP, encoded by the coding sequence CCCGACATTGTGGGATGGCAACGCGGCGGTTCGGATAGCGGATGCCTTGGTCGGATCGGTGTGCAAGAGTTGACCGATATGAACATTGAAGTCTTGGCCTCAGACTTCGATTGGGCCAGTGATAGTGAATCGATGCCGCCAGTGTGCGCCATGCCGCGATTGGCAGGACATCGTTCGCAGTGGCTTGCTGCGCTTGGCGACGGGTTTGGGCACCGCGGCTATTTGATCCGAGCATCGGATGCGACGGGAACCAAGGGACTGCTTCCCGTGGTTTACGTGAAGGGGCCCATTTTTGGCAAGTTCTTGGTCAGTCTTCCGTACTTAAACACGGGCGGCGTTTGGGCCGCGACCACCAACGTTGCAACCGCGCTGGTTGATGCGGCATGCGATCTTTCCGACCAACTTGATGTCAAGTATTTGGAACTTCGTCACGAGGTGCCACTTGATCATCCGAAACTCAATTTTGATCGAACGGACAAAGTCCACATGCGATTGAAGTTACCTGAAACGGACGCCATTTTCGAAGACAAGTCGCTGAAGTCGAAAGTCCGCAGCCAGATCAAGAAAGCCGACGTTCACGAGTTGTCGGTGCATTTTGGTGGAAACGAATTCGTCGGCGATTTCTATGACGTGTTCGCCCGCAATATGCGAGACCTAGGAACACCGGTATTCGCAAAGAGACTTTTCGCTTCGATCGTGCGTCGGTTCGACGGAGACGCCGAGTTCTGTGTCGTCCGTAAGGCGGGCCAAACGATTGCCGCCGGATTGATCACGCACGAATCGGGGGTCAGCGAAGTTCCCAGCGCCAGTTGCTTGCGAGACTTCAATCATACCAACGCCAATATGATGATGTATCGTCACTTGATTCGACGATCGATTGAAAAGGGAAGTCAGACCTTCGATTTTGGTCGCAGCAGCCAAGGCAGCGGCACCTATCGGTTCAAGGCCCAGTGGGGCGCGCTACCGCACGAAGCGACGTGGCAGTACTATGTTCGAAAGGGCGATCCCAATGACATGCGTCCCGATGCTGGCGGGAATCAAAGGCTTATCCGAGTCTGGCAAAAACTTCCTGTCTGGTTAACTCGGCTGGCCGGCCCGATGATCGTTCGCGGCATTCCTTAA
- a CDS encoding YdcF family protein — MTDDDRSLVESRRARRWRLRFWLSWVAFAIIGLATSIPTVRGWLISPLHVHDVTARGELAYVMAGGPAVWERLRAASDLFHEDRVSQIYLLREDELAGFNYVQHQKESRLQREIAYLGLFGVPPDRIRSVSADPDDWLSSRSEAVGLANALNTPANIVVVTSSPHTRRSLLCFRRTLGPDCKVSIYAASEPNEGSEMFSPIWIEYAKLLVYWICV, encoded by the coding sequence ATGACTGATGATGATCGAAGCCTCGTCGAATCTCGACGCGCACGACGTTGGCGTTTGAGATTTTGGTTGTCTTGGGTCGCGTTCGCAATCATTGGCTTGGCAACCTCCATACCCACTGTGCGAGGTTGGTTGATTTCCCCCCTGCACGTTCACGACGTCACGGCGCGAGGTGAATTGGCATACGTTATGGCGGGCGGCCCCGCCGTTTGGGAGCGATTGCGAGCGGCATCGGATTTGTTTCACGAGGATCGCGTTTCACAAATCTATTTGCTACGCGAAGACGAATTGGCCGGCTTCAACTACGTCCAACATCAAAAAGAATCTCGTTTACAACGAGAAATTGCCTACCTGGGACTGTTCGGTGTGCCACCCGATCGGATCCGATCGGTGTCTGCGGATCCCGATGATTGGCTAAGCTCTCGAAGCGAGGCGGTTGGACTAGCCAACGCGCTCAATACGCCGGCCAACATCGTGGTCGTTACTTCGTCACCGCATACTCGCCGAAGTCTTTTGTGCTTTCGCCGCACGCTTGGACCCGATTGCAAAGTCTCGATTTACGCGGCGAGCGAGCCAAACGAGGGCAGCGAAATGTTCTCGCCGATTTGGATCGAGTACGCCAAATTGCTAGTCTATTGGATATGCGTTTAA
- a CDS encoding ABC transporter permease — translation MLWNIATRTLFHDRGKLVAGLVGVIFSVVLVNIQGGLFFGLIRKASLLIDNGNADIWVGHRGMHNVDFPHDIPERWIHRVRSIPGVREAEPMRIGFSEITLPGGGFEGTMVVGLSPHTDLGRAYELHEGPDDALSHIHGVIVDACDDDKLDSPAIGSFRELGGRRVKIIGKSYGILSFLVTPYVFTTYDHHNELTGSDPTMASYFLVRLTPGVDADAVCSEINQRLDDVTALTAEDFADRSVHYWLTRTGLGISFGAATALGLLVGLVMVAQTLYAMVLDRITEFATLKAIGSTEREILLLLGAQSSLVASIGIAIGIVTSIVIQQLFSTPRAEIMFSPKLYAGSAILVFVICLAASGLPYLRVRQVDPHSILQG, via the coding sequence ATGCTTTGGAACATTGCCACGCGCACCCTGTTTCACGACCGCGGGAAACTTGTGGCCGGATTGGTTGGCGTTATTTTTTCCGTCGTTTTGGTGAATATCCAAGGCGGTTTGTTCTTCGGATTGATCCGCAAGGCCAGCTTGCTGATCGATAACGGGAATGCCGACATTTGGGTCGGACACCGCGGCATGCACAACGTCGACTTTCCGCACGATATCCCCGAGCGGTGGATTCATCGTGTGCGCAGTATCCCTGGGGTCCGCGAAGCCGAACCGATGCGAATCGGCTTTTCCGAAATCACGCTTCCCGGTGGTGGCTTTGAAGGCACGATGGTGGTGGGGCTGAGTCCCCACACCGACCTTGGTCGCGCCTACGAACTCCATGAAGGGCCTGACGACGCGCTCAGCCATATTCACGGCGTGATCGTTGACGCCTGCGACGATGACAAACTCGATTCACCTGCGATCGGTTCGTTTCGGGAACTTGGTGGACGGCGCGTGAAAATCATTGGCAAGTCGTATGGCATCCTCAGTTTCTTGGTCACGCCCTACGTCTTCACGACGTACGACCATCACAACGAATTGACGGGCAGCGATCCCACGATGGCATCGTACTTCTTGGTTCGCTTAACGCCAGGCGTCGATGCCGATGCGGTTTGCAGCGAGATCAACCAGCGGCTTGACGATGTGACGGCGCTGACGGCGGAAGACTTTGCCGATCGCAGCGTGCACTACTGGCTGACCCGAACCGGGTTGGGGATCAGTTTCGGTGCGGCGACGGCTCTGGGATTGTTGGTCGGATTGGTGATGGTCGCACAGACACTGTACGCGATGGTCTTGGACCGGATTACCGAGTTCGCGACTCTGAAAGCAATCGGATCGACCGAGCGAGAGATCTTGTTGCTTTTGGGAGCTCAGAGCTCGCTTGTTGCCAGCATCGGCATCGCGATCGGCATCGTAACAAGCATCGTGATCCAACAGCTTTTCAGCACCCCGCGTGCCGAGATTATGTTTTCGCCAAAGCTCTATGCGGGCAGCGCAATTTTAGTGTTTGTGATTTGCCTCGCTGCATCGGGGTTGCCGTATTTGCGAGTTCGCCAGGTCGACCCTCATTCGATTTTGCAAGGCTGA
- a CDS encoding ABC transporter ATP-binding protein: protein MSIQSQSDASMPAGDPVVPRVLPAHLAMDVDGYAPAAVPGPTPAHTPAPVAVPTAAPARRSVEQDVVLNAIGVRKGYVIGGKKHWVLNGVDFHARAGECVFLSGPSGSGKSTLLSIIGCLLESDKGEIHLAGQRADLLSVSQRTAMRRDNIGFVFQRFQLIRGLSAKDNVAVPLTMQGMPLAKARERASEMLRRVGLETHRDQLPTSMSPGQCQRVALARAVVTSPRLLLADEPTAALDSKSGREVMELLRELVDSTGAATIVVTHDPRISAYADRICEIENGLLT, encoded by the coding sequence ATGTCAATTCAATCTCAATCTGACGCTTCGATGCCGGCCGGCGATCCGGTCGTGCCTCGCGTTTTGCCAGCTCACTTGGCGATGGACGTCGACGGGTATGCGCCCGCTGCCGTCCCTGGACCAACACCTGCACACACACCGGCACCTGTCGCGGTGCCAACGGCGGCGCCCGCGCGGCGATCTGTCGAACAGGACGTCGTCTTGAACGCGATCGGCGTTCGCAAGGGATATGTCATCGGCGGCAAAAAACATTGGGTACTCAACGGCGTCGACTTTCACGCCCGCGCCGGCGAATGTGTTTTCTTGTCAGGCCCTTCCGGCAGCGGTAAAAGCACGTTGCTATCGATCATCGGTTGCCTACTTGAAAGTGACAAAGGCGAGATCCACTTGGCCGGTCAGCGGGCCGATCTGTTGTCGGTCAGCCAGCGGACAGCGATGCGCCGCGACAACATCGGCTTTGTGTTTCAAAGATTTCAACTCATCCGCGGATTGTCGGCCAAAGACAATGTTGCCGTCCCGCTGACGATGCAAGGGATGCCGCTGGCGAAAGCTCGCGAGCGTGCCAGTGAGATGCTTCGGCGAGTAGGGCTAGAAACGCATCGCGATCAATTGCCGACTTCAATGAGTCCCGGGCAGTGCCAACGCGTCGCGCTGGCTCGGGCGGTGGTCACGTCGCCACGGTTGCTGCTGGCCGACGAGCCGACGGCCGCTCTGGATAGCAAGTCGGGACGCGAAGTGATGGAACTACTGCGTGAGCTGGTTGATTCGACGGGGGCTGCGACGATCGTAGTGACTCACGACCCTCGAATTTCCGCCTATGCGGATCGAATTTGTGAGATCGAAAACGGATTGTTGACATGA
- a CDS encoding HlyD family secretion protein, which yields MSQTNTILITLVVCCCGIAIAETQRRNNVATQSDVIKPTPTRFVGQTIRAPGRIKGLTEEIGLRAQILEPIEQVHVRLGDRVKAGDLLVSLDSRSLEFKRDLAVAVLEESQARLSRLRNGARESDLDVARREFDAAVARLESATARLARYKRLFESDAISEQEFEDAKFEFQSLSAVADVAKNQLKSLQDPARAEDIEAAESAVRAARAKLSIAEDQLRRTKIIAPIDGTILKIDARVGELPVETIVEPLIIMCNTQRQRVLAEVDEFDALRVMVGQPCELLAECFEGVIARGTVTEVEPRMDRKKRFGQWAGERLDSFSRRIWVDLDSDSPMMPVGLPVRTIIQIDQPDHETSVEAVINHAEPKPVIGTL from the coding sequence ATGAGCCAAACCAACACCATCTTGATCACGCTTGTCGTGTGCTGTTGTGGGATCGCAATCGCCGAAACTCAACGGCGCAACAACGTCGCGACACAGAGTGATGTCATCAAACCAACGCCGACTCGGTTTGTGGGGCAAACGATCCGCGCGCCCGGTCGCATCAAAGGTTTGACCGAGGAAATCGGCCTGCGCGCACAAATCCTGGAACCCATCGAACAGGTTCACGTTCGGTTGGGCGACCGAGTGAAGGCCGGCGACTTGCTGGTTTCATTGGACAGCCGGTCCCTGGAATTCAAGCGTGACCTCGCCGTGGCTGTCTTAGAAGAGAGCCAGGCTCGATTGTCGCGTCTGAGGAACGGAGCTCGCGAGAGTGATCTCGATGTGGCGCGTCGTGAATTTGATGCGGCCGTCGCTCGATTGGAATCAGCAACCGCTCGACTTGCGCGATACAAACGCCTTTTCGAATCTGATGCCATCAGCGAACAAGAATTCGAGGACGCAAAGTTTGAATTTCAAAGCCTGAGCGCGGTAGCCGACGTCGCGAAAAACCAACTCAAATCGCTGCAAGATCCCGCCAGAGCAGAAGATATCGAGGCCGCCGAATCGGCGGTGCGGGCAGCACGTGCGAAACTGTCGATTGCCGAAGACCAATTGCGGCGAACGAAGATCATTGCGCCCATCGACGGTACGATCCTGAAAATTGACGCCAGGGTTGGCGAGCTTCCCGTGGAAACAATCGTCGAACCGTTGATCATCATGTGCAACACACAGCGTCAGCGTGTACTTGCTGAGGTCGATGAATTTGACGCGTTGAGGGTGATGGTCGGACAGCCTTGCGAATTGCTCGCCGAGTGTTTCGAAGGTGTGATCGCTCGCGGCACAGTGACCGAGGTCGAACCGCGTATGGACCGCAAGAAACGGTTCGGGCAATGGGCCGGTGAGCGGCTGGATTCATTCAGTCGACGTATCTGGGTCGATCTGGACAGCGACAGTCCAATGATGCCTGTGGGGTTGCCCGTGCGAACGATCATCCAGATCGATCAACCGGATCACGAGACCAGCGTCGAAGCAGTGATCAATCATGCCGAGCCGAAACCGGTCATTGGAACGCTGTAA
- a CDS encoding c-type cytochrome domain-containing protein, translating to MRGLILVGVSVVVALASAGIAVAADGVGLGQRKAILSANAAVQKAGTHFSARDYAAAGDAIGEAMRQIETAGPASSIEVYDLLLPAMKRVGKAHAMLQFEGISLPPFRIPARPVAAAAEPAVAETAVVETEPMMPVVPAGESTRPMTAPETAFSPAPNSTEISFTKTIAPLLSSRCGGCHINGSKGGFSLATFAALMKGPPEGVVIFAGDTVGSRLIETIETGDMPRGGGKVLPAELATLKQWIMTGAKFDGADPTAPISATGAGPTPAMNADAARPEVRRSTGKETVSFAKDIAPILVENCKGCHIDAMQTRGGLNMDNFARLLRGGDSGAVIQPGKGSESLVVKKLRGMEGDRMPAGGRPALPEASIQLISTWIDEGATLDGASENQPLGVMSQLAWAASATDSEMSDRREKLAGDHLKLANASGAPVTEKVTEHFKVIGTASEPTLELVGKLAEAQMKTVGTVVSGKPGEGFYHGRATIFVMPRRYDYSEFAKMVEARGVPRDWSSHWQFDGIDAYVAMVATDRDEEEQIASRLLLPLTGLAVATRGGDVPRWLAEGVATATAARKRGADREERMKMDAEISQAIAAMGNAKKFLDGKMTPEQSDRVGAAIASSLLDRTHRRNFDRCMRLLDEGKSFDQAFQQSFGVTTTAFVEAWIKWVRG from the coding sequence ATGCGTGGATTGATCTTGGTTGGCGTCAGCGTCGTCGTGGCTTTGGCGAGTGCCGGCATTGCGGTCGCCGCCGATGGCGTCGGTTTAGGACAACGCAAAGCGATCTTGTCCGCCAACGCAGCGGTTCAGAAGGCAGGGACACATTTTTCGGCGCGCGACTATGCGGCCGCGGGCGACGCCATCGGCGAAGCGATGCGTCAGATCGAAACAGCGGGGCCGGCATCATCGATCGAAGTTTACGACTTGCTGCTTCCGGCGATGAAGCGAGTTGGCAAGGCTCACGCGATGTTGCAGTTCGAGGGCATTTCGTTGCCTCCGTTTCGCATCCCCGCCCGCCCTGTAGCAGCGGCGGCGGAACCGGCAGTGGCCGAAACAGCAGTCGTCGAAACCGAGCCGATGATGCCCGTTGTACCAGCCGGCGAAAGCACGCGGCCAATGACTGCACCGGAGACCGCGTTTTCGCCAGCACCGAACTCAACGGAGATCAGCTTCACCAAGACGATCGCTCCCTTGCTGAGTAGTCGATGTGGCGGATGCCATATCAACGGCAGCAAGGGCGGGTTCAGCTTGGCAACATTCGCTGCGCTAATGAAAGGTCCGCCCGAGGGTGTCGTGATTTTTGCCGGTGACACCGTCGGTAGCCGATTGATCGAAACGATCGAGACCGGCGACATGCCACGCGGCGGCGGAAAGGTCTTGCCGGCCGAACTGGCAACACTGAAACAGTGGATCATGACGGGCGCAAAGTTTGATGGCGCCGACCCGACGGCGCCGATTTCCGCTACGGGCGCAGGACCGACGCCAGCGATGAACGCGGACGCAGCTCGTCCGGAAGTGCGTCGATCAACGGGAAAGGAAACGGTCAGTTTCGCCAAAGACATCGCACCGATTTTGGTGGAAAATTGCAAAGGCTGTCACATCGACGCCATGCAGACTCGGGGCGGATTGAACATGGACAACTTTGCAAGGTTGCTGCGTGGCGGCGACAGCGGCGCGGTCATTCAACCGGGCAAGGGAAGCGAAAGCCTGGTCGTTAAAAAACTTCGCGGCATGGAAGGCGATCGAATGCCAGCCGGTGGGCGCCCCGCGCTGCCGGAAGCCAGCATTCAATTGATTTCGACTTGGATCGACGAAGGCGCCACGCTGGACGGTGCAAGCGAGAATCAACCTCTCGGCGTGATGAGCCAGTTGGCTTGGGCGGCGTCAGCGACGGATTCCGAAATGAGCGACCGACGTGAAAAGTTGGCGGGCGATCACCTGAAACTTGCCAACGCGTCGGGGGCGCCAGTTACCGAGAAGGTGACGGAGCACTTCAAAGTCATCGGAACCGCTTCGGAGCCGACGTTGGAATTGGTCGGCAAGTTGGCGGAAGCTCAAATGAAAACGGTGGGAACGGTCGTTTCCGGCAAACCGGGCGAAGGTTTCTATCACGGCCGAGCGACGATTTTTGTGATGCCTCGGCGATACGATTACAGTGAATTCGCCAAAATGGTCGAGGCTCGCGGTGTTCCCAGGGATTGGTCGAGCCATTGGCAATTCGACGGCATCGACGCCTACGTCGCGATGGTGGCCACCGATCGTGACGAAGAAGAACAGATCGCCAGCCGGTTGCTATTGCCGCTGACCGGTTTGGCTGTTGCCACGCGAGGTGGTGATGTGCCGCGATGGTTGGCCGAAGGGGTCGCGACCGCGACGGCGGCTCGCAAACGTGGTGCCGACCGTGAAGAGCGGATGAAAATGGATGCCGAAATCTCGCAAGCGATCGCAGCAATGGGCAATGCCAAGAAGTTTTTGGATGGCAAAATGACGCCCGAGCAGTCCGACCGCGTCGGCGCGGCAATTGCATCCAGCCTGCTGGATCGCACGCATCGCCGGAACTTTGACCGATGCATGCGGTTGCTTGACGAAGGCAAGTCGTTCGACCAAGCGTTTCAGCAATCGTTCGGCGTGACGACAACCGCGTTTGTCGAAGCGTGGATCAAGTGGGTGCGAGGATAG
- a CDS encoding class I SAM-dependent methyltransferase, with product MSTAQERTLAQYHSLMQVNASAHLLRTARELGLIDELRHGQRTAEQLTESLSWSPHSASLLLDALLAIGVVEKYDDDFALSRAGHLLCQYDDDLGDATWGRLVDVVRGNDRRADHDDGKQFDYLAATQWAHTGAAMQAAEILDIGEGGEFNALQILDLGCGSGVWSCAMAHRDPTSTVTAVDNRAALEAASATAESIGISERFETIEGNPINAEVPTGKFDLVLVAQRISCLDGIAGKKLLAHAVEATRPGGRVVVIDLFRGPAKANLAECVEALRLDLGTKGGRMRSLQEAQIDMREAGLERIQFTYLAASQVNLGLAVGAKPTAST from the coding sequence ATGTCGACTGCTCAAGAACGCACGCTGGCTCAATATCACAGTCTGATGCAGGTCAACGCGTCGGCACATTTGCTTCGCACGGCTCGCGAGCTCGGTTTGATCGACGAGCTTCGCCATGGTCAGCGGACGGCCGAACAGTTGACAGAGTCGCTGTCGTGGTCCCCTCATTCCGCTTCATTGCTTTTGGATGCCCTGTTGGCGATCGGCGTGGTCGAAAAGTACGACGACGACTTTGCTCTGTCGCGTGCCGGGCACCTGCTGTGCCAGTACGACGACGATTTGGGCGATGCGACGTGGGGCCGGTTGGTCGACGTGGTCCGCGGTAACGACCGACGGGCGGATCACGACGACGGCAAACAATTCGATTACCTCGCCGCGACCCAGTGGGCACATACCGGCGCGGCGATGCAGGCGGCTGAGATCTTGGACATCGGCGAAGGTGGCGAATTCAATGCTTTGCAGATCCTTGATTTGGGATGTGGGTCGGGCGTGTGGAGTTGCGCCATGGCTCACCGCGATCCTACATCCACGGTGACTGCGGTTGATAACCGAGCCGCGCTGGAGGCCGCTTCCGCGACCGCCGAGTCGATCGGGATCAGCGAGCGGTTTGAAACCATCGAAGGGAACCCGATCAATGCCGAGGTCCCGACCGGGAAGTTTGACCTGGTTTTGGTGGCACAGCGGATTTCGTGCTTGGACGGAATTGCGGGCAAAAAATTGTTGGCCCATGCCGTGGAAGCGACTCGTCCGGGCGGTCGCGTGGTGGTGATTGACCTGTTTCGTGGACCGGCGAAGGCAAATCTGGCCGAATGCGTCGAAGCGTTACGGCTTGACCTGGGGACGAAGGGCGGCCGGATGCGGTCGCTTCAAGAAGCCCAGATCGACATGCGCGAAGCCGGATTGGAGAGGATTCAGTTCACTTATCTTGCGGCCAGCCAAGTGAATCTTGGATTGGCAGTAGGTGCCAAGCCGACCGCTTCGACTTGA
- the rpmF gene encoding 50S ribosomal protein L32 → MAVPKRKHSNARTGSRRAHDHVKKRQIGYCPQCSNAVPTHSICPKCGYYQGRTVIEHEEA, encoded by the coding sequence ATGGCTGTCCCAAAACGCAAACACTCCAACGCACGTACCGGCAGCCGCCGCGCCCACGACCACGTTAAGAAGCGTCAAATCGGCTACTGCCCCCAGTGCAGCAACGCCGTCCCGACTCACTCGATTTGCCCCAAATGTGGTTATTACCAAGGGCGAACCGTGATTGAGCACGAAGAAGCCTAG
- the fabD gene encoding ACP S-malonyltransferase, translated as MNSVGILFPGQGAQAPGMGVWLCNTHPTARRLFDEAAEVLGYDLLALCTDGPPEKLNATEFSQPALFTVGIAAANVLRETQPDRIAAVKATAGLSLGEYTAVCFAGGLSFADALRLVQRRGEAMQAAADAVPSGMASVIGMELEALETVCASCRTGDEVLQPANLLCPGNIAVSGHLTAIERLIPAATEAGAMKVIPLSVAGAFHTSLMAPAVEKLRAALDEMPITDTTMPVYSNVDAAPHTKADEIRELLSRQVVNPVMWESSIRRMLDDGIAGFEEVGTGRVLRGTLKRINRKIETDGFGDE; from the coding sequence ATGAATTCAGTTGGCATTCTCTTCCCTGGCCAGGGTGCTCAAGCACCGGGCATGGGCGTTTGGCTTTGCAATACCCACCCGACAGCTCGTCGATTGTTTGACGAAGCTGCCGAAGTGCTCGGGTATGACCTGTTGGCACTCTGCACCGACGGTCCGCCTGAGAAACTGAATGCGACCGAGTTCAGCCAGCCCGCGTTATTCACCGTCGGGATCGCGGCGGCAAACGTGCTTCGCGAGACTCAGCCCGATCGCATCGCTGCGGTCAAAGCAACGGCCGGATTGAGTCTGGGCGAATATACGGCTGTCTGCTTTGCGGGTGGCTTGTCCTTTGCGGATGCCTTGCGTCTTGTTCAACGACGTGGCGAAGCGATGCAGGCCGCCGCCGACGCGGTCCCCAGCGGGATGGCCAGCGTGATCGGCATGGAACTGGAGGCCCTCGAAACGGTCTGTGCCAGTTGCCGTACGGGTGACGAAGTGCTGCAGCCGGCCAATCTGTTGTGCCCCGGCAATATCGCGGTATCGGGCCATTTGACGGCGATCGAGCGGCTGATTCCTGCGGCGACCGAAGCCGGCGCCATGAAGGTGATTCCGCTTTCCGTGGCGGGTGCATTCCACACGTCGCTGATGGCCCCGGCGGTCGAGAAGTTGCGGGCGGCTCTCGATGAGATGCCGATCACCGATACGACCATGCCCGTCTACAGCAACGTCGATGCCGCACCGCACACCAAAGCCGACGAGATCCGCGAGCTGCTCAGCCGCCAAGTCGTAAACCCCGTGATGTGGGAATCATCGATTCGGCGAATGCTTGACGATGGCATCGCAGGCTTTGAAGAAGTCGGCACCGGCCGGGTGCTCCGCGGGACCCTGAAGCGGATCAACCGCAAGATCGAAACTGACGGTTTCGGCGACGAGTGA
- the fabG gene encoding 3-oxoacyl-[acyl-carrier-protein] reductase, with the protein MQLSLTTDLKGQVAIVTGASQGLGKAVAIALGMNGATVVCLARNAEKLSGTVAEIEAAGGKAEAVSCDVTDRKAAAAAIEGANEKHGRLDILVNNAGITRDKLMRGMSDEEWDDVIATNLTSCFVCCRTAAGIMRRKKYGRIINMASISGLIGNPGQANYSASKAGMIGMTRTMSKELVSRGVTCNAVAPGFIASEMTQELGDVVLEEVKKRIPAKRVGTPEDVAAAVLFLASKDAGYISGQTLVVDGGMIG; encoded by the coding sequence ATGCAACTGTCACTCACCACCGACCTGAAGGGTCAAGTCGCCATCGTGACCGGTGCCTCGCAGGGTCTCGGAAAAGCGGTCGCGATCGCACTGGGGATGAACGGTGCGACGGTCGTCTGTTTGGCCCGTAACGCCGAGAAATTATCAGGCACCGTCGCCGAAATCGAAGCGGCCGGCGGCAAGGCCGAAGCCGTTTCGTGCGACGTGACCGACCGCAAAGCGGCTGCGGCGGCGATCGAGGGGGCGAACGAAAAGCATGGACGTTTGGACATTTTGGTCAATAACGCCGGAATCACCCGCGACAAATTGATGCGAGGCATGTCGGATGAAGAATGGGACGATGTGATTGCGACCAATCTGACCAGCTGTTTCGTGTGCTGCCGAACGGCGGCCGGAATCATGCGCCGCAAAAAATATGGCCGAATCATCAATATGGCCAGCATTTCGGGGCTGATCGGTAACCCCGGCCAAGCCAACTACTCGGCCAGCAAGGCGGGAATGATCGGGATGACGCGGACGATGAGCAAAGAATTGGTCAGCCGCGGCGTGACCTGCAACGCCGTCGCACCCGGTTTTATCGCCAGCGAAATGACCCAAGAATTGGGCGACGTGGTGCTGGAAGAGGTGAAAAAGCGGATTCCGGCTAAGCGAGTCGGAACGCCCGAAGACGTCGCCGCAGCCGTACTTTTCCTGGCTTCCAAGGACGCTGGGTATATCTCTGGACAAACCCTAGTCGTCGACGGCGGCATGATCGGCTAG
- the acpP gene encoding acyl carrier protein, with the protein MATIEERVIDIVSEQLGVDKDKITRETSFVNDLGADSLDTVELVMELEEEFDISIPDESAEKIQKVGEAVDFIEAAKGDDA; encoded by the coding sequence ATGGCTACCATCGAAGAACGTGTGATCGACATCGTTTCCGAACAACTCGGCGTCGACAAAGACAAAATCACTCGCGAAACCTCGTTTGTGAATGACCTCGGTGCCGACTCGCTCGACACCGTCGAACTGGTAATGGAACTCGAAGAAGAGTTCGATATCAGCATTCCTGACGAATCGGCAGAAAAGATTCAAAAGGTTGGCGAAGCCGTTGATTTCATCGAAGCCGCAAAAGGCGACGACGCCTAA